From a single Streptomyces misionensis genomic region:
- a CDS encoding pyridoxamine 5'-phosphate oxidase family protein, with product MTPPPARTAEQRKKDTLHRLDHDVDAWVATAGPDGGAPYLVPLSFVWDGAVLLFATPADSPTGRNLVATGRARLGIGPTRDVVLVEGSARAVTPEDLPEEDAEVFAGKTGFDPRRLTTRYLYFRVVPDRIQAWREANELPGRDLMRDGDWLLTG from the coding sequence ATGACCCCGCCGCCCGCCCGCACCGCCGAGCAGCGCAAGAAGGACACCCTGCACCGGCTGGACCACGACGTCGACGCCTGGGTGGCCACGGCCGGCCCCGACGGCGGCGCGCCCTACCTGGTGCCGCTGTCGTTCGTCTGGGACGGCGCGGTGCTGCTGTTCGCCACCCCCGCCGACAGCCCCACCGGCCGCAACCTGGTGGCCACCGGCCGGGCCCGGCTCGGCATCGGCCCGACCCGGGACGTCGTGCTCGTGGAGGGCAGCGCCCGGGCGGTCACGCCCGAGGACCTGCCCGAGGAGGACGCCGAGGTCTTCGCGGGCAAGACCGGCTTCGACCCCCGCCGCCTCACCACCCGCTACCTGTACTTCCGCGTCGTCCCCGACCGCATCCAGGCCTGGCGGGAAGCGAACGAACTGCCCGGCCGCGACCTGATGCGCGACGGCGACTGGCTCCTCACCGGCTGA
- a CDS encoding DUF4235 domain-containing protein, translating into MSKSKKKKLPFVYQPIGFALSWVSGAVAGLAFKQAWKAIRHEDDAPTALDQERGWGEILLAAAVQGAIFAVVRTAVDRTGAKAIARSTGVWPVADDKDDQH; encoded by the coding sequence ATGTCCAAGTCGAAGAAGAAAAAGCTCCCCTTCGTCTACCAGCCGATCGGATTCGCGCTCAGCTGGGTGAGCGGCGCGGTCGCCGGTCTCGCCTTCAAACAGGCGTGGAAGGCGATACGCCACGAGGACGACGCGCCCACCGCCCTGGACCAGGAACGCGGCTGGGGCGAGATCCTGCTGGCCGCGGCGGTGCAGGGTGCGATCTTCGCGGTCGTCCGCACCGCCGTGGACCGCACCGGTGCGAAGGCCATCGCGCGGTCGACGGGAGTGTGGCCGGTGGCCGACGACAAGGACGACCAACACTGA
- a CDS encoding glutathione S-transferase family protein, which translates to MGGDGNRAYGHKTFSRSRSHFRDRITADGSDGWPVAPGRYRLVVSRACPWASRAVISRRLLGLEDALSMGVADPVQDDRSWRFTLDPDGRDPVLGIRYLSEAYDRRETGYPGGVSVPAVVDVPSGRLVTNDYQQLTLDLATEWTALHREGAPELYPARRRDEIDAVMAEVYEDVNNGVYRAGFATHQKEYEEACAGVFRRLELLAERLSGQRYLVGDTLTEADIRLFTTLVRFDPVYHGHFKCNRWKLAEDPVLWAYARDLFQTPGFGDTVDFDHIKRHYYQVHSGINPTGIVPLGPDLAGWLSPHHREQLGGRPFGDGTPPGPVPPGERVAPQGRPA; encoded by the coding sequence ATGGGCGGTGACGGCAACCGCGCCTACGGCCACAAGACGTTCAGCCGGTCGCGCAGCCACTTCCGGGACCGGATCACGGCGGACGGCTCGGACGGCTGGCCCGTGGCGCCGGGACGCTACCGGCTGGTGGTGTCCCGGGCGTGCCCGTGGGCCAGCCGGGCGGTGATCTCCCGTCGGCTGCTGGGTCTGGAGGACGCGCTGTCGATGGGGGTGGCCGACCCGGTCCAGGACGACCGCAGCTGGCGCTTCACCCTGGATCCGGACGGCCGGGACCCGGTGCTCGGCATCCGCTACCTGAGCGAGGCCTACGACCGCCGGGAGACCGGCTACCCGGGCGGGGTGAGCGTGCCGGCCGTGGTGGACGTGCCCAGCGGGCGGCTGGTGACCAACGACTACCAGCAGCTCACCCTGGACCTCGCCACCGAGTGGACGGCACTGCACCGCGAGGGCGCCCCCGAGCTGTATCCGGCACGGCGGCGCGACGAGATCGACGCGGTGATGGCCGAGGTGTACGAGGACGTCAACAACGGGGTGTACCGGGCCGGTTTCGCCACCCACCAGAAGGAGTACGAGGAGGCGTGCGCGGGTGTCTTCCGGCGGCTGGAACTGCTCGCCGAACGGCTGTCCGGACAGCGGTATCTGGTCGGGGACACCCTCACGGAAGCGGACATCCGGTTGTTCACCACGCTGGTCCGGTTCGATCCGGTGTACCACGGCCACTTCAAGTGCAACCGGTGGAAGCTGGCGGAGGATCCGGTGCTGTGGGCGTACGCCCGGGACCTGTTCCAGACGCCGGGCTTCGGTGACACGGTCGACTTCGACCACATCAAACGCCACTACTACCAGGTGCACTCGGGCATCAACCCGACCGGCATCGTGCCGCTCGGCCCGGACCTCGCGGGCTGGCTGAGCCCGCACCATCGCGAGCAGCTGGGCGGCCGGCCGTTCGGCGACGGCACGCCCCCGGGGCCGGTGCCCCCGGGCGAACGGGTGGCTCCCCAGGGCCGGCCCGCATGA
- a CDS encoding cation diffusion facilitator family transporter, which yields MIRPHRGQPADVSEPSPRDQQGARADRRTRITVLVALAANLLIAVAKAVGGVLSGSPALLSEAAHSVADGFNEVFLLAALRRSRRPADKRHPFGYGKERFFWSLLAAVGIFVMGGCFSFFQGFQALRQGTEEKTEGYVAGLIVLGVALLAEGASLLRALHQVRRRGGGRAALRDPALRTVVAEDGTAVLGVTLAIAGMALHMATGQVVWEASASLAIGVLLVYVAYRLGREARDQLIGEAADPELSGRIHALLRAQPEIDCVAALFTMRLGLDSTLVAARIDLVPGLDSERVEEAADRIKRSLAATFPAADQIFLDITDRPADGTRQSPAATGERGGA from the coding sequence GTGATCCGCCCGCATCGGGGGCAACCGGCCGACGTGAGCGAACCATCACCGCGAGACCAACAGGGCGCACGCGCCGACCGGCGTACCCGGATCACCGTGCTCGTCGCCCTCGCCGCCAATCTGCTGATCGCCGTCGCCAAGGCCGTCGGCGGTGTCCTCTCCGGCTCGCCCGCGCTGCTGTCGGAGGCCGCGCACTCCGTCGCCGACGGGTTCAACGAGGTGTTCCTGCTGGCCGCCCTGCGCCGCAGCCGCCGCCCCGCCGACAAACGGCACCCGTTCGGCTACGGCAAGGAGCGCTTCTTCTGGTCCCTGCTCGCCGCCGTCGGGATCTTCGTGATGGGCGGCTGCTTCTCCTTCTTCCAGGGCTTCCAGGCCCTGCGCCAGGGCACCGAGGAGAAGACCGAGGGCTACGTCGCGGGCCTGATCGTGCTGGGCGTGGCGCTGCTCGCCGAGGGCGCCTCGCTGCTGCGCGCCCTCCACCAGGTGCGCCGCCGGGGCGGCGGCCGGGCCGCGTTGCGCGACCCGGCGCTGCGCACCGTGGTCGCCGAGGACGGCACGGCCGTGCTCGGCGTGACCCTGGCGATCGCCGGCATGGCCCTGCACATGGCGACCGGCCAGGTCGTCTGGGAGGCGTCCGCCTCGCTCGCCATCGGTGTGCTGCTGGTGTACGTCGCCTACCGGCTCGGCCGCGAGGCCCGCGACCAGCTCATCGGTGAGGCCGCCGACCCGGAGCTGAGCGGGCGGATCCACGCGCTGCTGCGGGCGCAGCCGGAGATCGACTGCGTGGCGGCGCTGTTCACCATGAGGCTGGGCCTCGACTCCACCCTGGTGGCCGCGCGGATCGACCTCGTACCGGGCCTGGACAGCGAGCGGGTCGAGGAGGCCGCCGACCGCATCAAGCGTTCCCTGGCCGCGACGTTCCCGGCCGCCGACCAGATCTTCCTCGACATCACCGACCGCCCGGCCGACGGGACACGGCAGAGCCCCGCCGCGACGGGGGAACGCGGCGGGGCCTGA
- a CDS encoding nitroreductase family deazaflavin-dependent oxidoreductase yields the protein MPLEGEYEPSPEQWVREQVELYESSGGTEGTTLRDTGLPVIVLTTRGAKSGKIRKTPLMRVEHEGAYAVVASQGGAPKHPVWYFNIKADPRVELQDGPVRQDMVAREVTGTEKAQWWERAVAAFPPYADYQRKTDREIPVFVLERTGDS from the coding sequence ATGCCTCTCGAGGGTGAGTACGAGCCGAGCCCCGAGCAGTGGGTGCGCGAGCAGGTCGAGTTGTACGAGAGTTCGGGCGGGACGGAGGGCACCACGCTGCGCGACACCGGGCTGCCGGTGATCGTGCTGACCACCCGGGGCGCGAAGAGCGGGAAGATCCGCAAGACGCCGCTGATGCGGGTGGAGCACGAGGGTGCGTACGCGGTGGTCGCCTCGCAGGGCGGCGCCCCGAAGCACCCGGTGTGGTACTTCAACATCAAGGCCGATCCGCGGGTCGAGCTGCAGGACGGCCCGGTGCGGCAGGACATGGTGGCGCGCGAGGTCACCGGCACCGAGAAGGCCCAGTGGTGGGAGCGGGCGGTGGCCGCGTTCCCGCCGTATGCCGACTACCAGCGCAAGACGGACCGGGAGATCCCGGTGTTCGTGCTGGAGCGGACCGGGGACAGCTGA
- a CDS encoding nuclear transport factor 2 family protein, whose translation MPTGHPRATRTTVQELLARIDEGEPDRIAELYADDCDWRLDWPEEEHGRPDTPWIRHRATRADAAAHYRELAAHHIPEKAATTVERILVDGEDAVVLGVLRQTAAPTGRSYAARFALHLTVRDGLVVRHHVYEDSLTVARAFARPAGGVRRP comes from the coding sequence TTGCCGACCGGCCACCCCCGTGCCACCCGCACCACCGTCCAGGAACTGCTCGCCAGGATCGACGAGGGCGAGCCGGACCGGATCGCCGAGCTGTACGCCGACGACTGCGACTGGCGGCTGGACTGGCCCGAGGAGGAGCACGGCCGCCCGGACACCCCGTGGATCCGGCACCGGGCCACCCGCGCCGACGCGGCCGCGCACTACCGGGAACTGGCCGCCCACCACATCCCCGAGAAGGCGGCCACCACGGTCGAGCGGATCCTGGTCGACGGCGAGGACGCGGTCGTGCTCGGCGTCCTCCGGCAGACCGCAGCACCGACCGGCCGCTCCTACGCCGCCCGGTTCGCCCTCCATCTGACGGTCCGCGACGGCCTCGTCGTACGCCACCACGTCTACGAGGACAGCCTCACCGTCGCCCGTGCCTTCGCCAGGCCCGCCGGAGGCGTCCGACGGCCCTGA
- a CDS encoding cytochrome P450, whose protein sequence is MTELTDITGPATPADPVAFPQDRTCPYHPPTGYAPLREQRPLSRVTLYDGREVWLVTGHTAARALLADPRLSSDRRRPEFPVPTKRFEGVRDRRVALLGQDDPEHQRQRRMMIPSFTVKRASGLRPAIQRIVDGLLDTMIEKGPPAELVSSFALPVPSMVICDLLGVPYADHEFFEEQSRRLLRGPTAEDTRAARARLEEYIGGLIDVKQRESEPGDGVLDELVHQQLAQGTLERSEVVLLAVILLVAGHETTANMISLGTYTLLENPARLAELRADPTLLPAAVEELMRMLSIADGLARVALEDIEIDGTTIRAGDGVFFSTSVINRDPDQYEDPDVLDFHRPARHHVAFGFGIHQCLGQNLARAELEIALGTLLTRLPGLRLAAPADTIPFKPGDTIQGMLELPVTW, encoded by the coding sequence ATGACGGAACTGACGGACATCACCGGCCCGGCTACCCCGGCCGACCCCGTCGCCTTCCCCCAGGACCGCACCTGTCCCTACCACCCGCCCACCGGCTACGCCCCGCTGCGCGAGCAGCGTCCCCTGTCCCGCGTCACCCTGTACGACGGGCGCGAGGTCTGGCTGGTCACCGGGCACACCGCCGCCCGCGCGCTGCTCGCCGACCCCCGGCTGTCCAGCGACCGCCGGCGCCCCGAGTTCCCGGTGCCCACCAAGCGCTTCGAGGGCGTCCGCGACCGCCGGGTGGCCCTGCTCGGCCAGGACGACCCCGAGCACCAGCGGCAGCGGCGGATGATGATCCCGTCGTTCACCGTCAAACGCGCGAGCGGGCTGCGGCCCGCCATCCAGCGGATCGTGGACGGCCTGCTGGACACGATGATCGAGAAGGGGCCGCCCGCCGAGCTGGTCTCCTCGTTCGCGCTGCCCGTACCGTCGATGGTCATCTGCGACCTGCTCGGCGTGCCCTACGCCGACCACGAGTTCTTCGAGGAGCAGTCCCGGCGGCTGCTGCGCGGTCCGACGGCCGAGGACACCCGGGCCGCCCGCGCCCGCCTGGAGGAGTACATCGGCGGTCTGATCGACGTCAAGCAGCGGGAGTCCGAACCGGGCGACGGTGTCCTCGACGAACTGGTCCACCAGCAGCTGGCCCAGGGCACGCTGGAGCGATCCGAGGTCGTGCTGCTCGCCGTGATCCTGCTGGTCGCGGGCCACGAGACCACCGCCAACATGATCTCCCTCGGCACCTACACCCTGCTGGAGAACCCCGCCCGGCTGGCCGAACTGCGGGCCGACCCGACGCTGCTGCCCGCCGCGGTCGAGGAACTGATGCGGATGCTGTCCATCGCCGACGGGCTGGCGCGGGTGGCGCTGGAGGACATCGAGATCGACGGCACCACCATCCGGGCCGGCGACGGCGTCTTCTTCTCCACCTCGGTGATCAACCGCGACCCCGACCAGTACGAGGACCCGGACGTCCTCGACTTCCACCGCCCCGCCCGCCACCACGTGGCGTTCGGCTTCGGCATCCACCAGTGCCTGGGCCAGAACCTGGCCCGCGCGGAGCTGGAGATCGCCCTCGGCACCCTGCTCACCCGGCTGCCCGGCCTGCGGCTGGCCGCACCCGCCGACACCATCCCGTTCAAACCCGGCGACACCATCCAGGGGATGCTGGAACTCCCCGTGACCTGGTAA
- a CDS encoding ferredoxin, producing the protein MHIEIDKDACIGAGQCALTAPGVFTQDDDGFSMLVPGHEDGAGDPMVREAARACPVGAITITDSEPAPTQAD; encoded by the coding sequence ATGCACATCGAGATCGACAAGGACGCCTGCATCGGCGCGGGGCAGTGCGCGCTGACCGCGCCGGGCGTGTTCACCCAGGACGACGACGGCTTCAGCATGCTGGTCCCCGGCCACGAGGACGGGGCGGGCGATCCCATGGTCCGCGAGGCCGCCCGTGCGTGCCCGGTGGGCGCGATCACCATCACGGACTCCGAACCGGCACCGACACAGGCGGACTGA
- a CDS encoding flavoprotein gives MTEHPGTREKPFLYVVVCAAGIAAGVSKLITAAQERDWEVGVIATPVAMNGFFDSAAVAAQTGRVVRSAWRSPADPRPFPPPDAVVVAPATFNTVNKWAAGIADTLALGTLCEAAGLGVPVAVLPCVAGALAAHPAYRDSLARLRGMGVRFGDPYSGEPGPDGSRPEFAWTMALDLLERP, from the coding sequence GTGACCGAACACCCCGGAACACGCGAGAAGCCCTTCCTGTACGTCGTCGTCTGCGCAGCCGGGATCGCCGCGGGCGTCAGCAAGCTGATCACGGCCGCGCAGGAACGGGACTGGGAGGTCGGGGTGATCGCCACTCCGGTCGCGATGAACGGGTTCTTCGACTCCGCGGCGGTGGCGGCGCAGACCGGACGGGTCGTGCGGTCGGCGTGGCGGTCACCGGCCGACCCGCGCCCGTTCCCGCCGCCGGACGCCGTGGTGGTCGCGCCGGCCACCTTCAACACCGTCAACAAGTGGGCGGCGGGCATCGCCGACACCCTGGCCCTCGGCACCCTGTGCGAGGCCGCGGGGCTCGGGGTGCCCGTCGCCGTGCTGCCCTGTGTCGCCGGGGCGCTGGCCGCCCACCCCGCCTACCGGGACAGCCTGGCACGGCTGCGCGGGATGGGCGTCCGCTTCGGGGACCCGTACTCCGGCGAACCGGGCCCGGACGGCAGCCGCCCGGAGTTCGCCTGGACCATGGCCCTCGACCTGCTGGAGAGGCCCTGA
- a CDS encoding SDR family NAD(P)-dependent oxidoreductase has translation MGFDEAAGSAVVTGASSGIGAEYALQLARRGRNLVLVARRADRLDSLARRLRAETGAEVETVVADLARSSDLARVAERVAADDVALLVNNAGINGYGSFAEVDPALLTKVIDVNVVAPTVLTRAAVPGMVARGRGAVVNVASLLAFAGALPPGPLPQRAVYGGTKGYMVTFTRTLAAELAGTPVGVQVVCPGLTATEFHLGTGEAPVAGEARVHDEGGMAPADVVTASLAGLEAGEVVCVPGLSEPAAVNRLAEAELAVRSGSGTALAPRYRAAERAHD, from the coding sequence ATGGGATTCGACGAGGCGGCGGGCTCGGCCGTGGTGACGGGGGCGTCGTCCGGCATCGGTGCCGAGTACGCCCTCCAGCTGGCGCGGCGCGGCCGCAACCTGGTGCTGGTGGCCCGGCGCGCCGATCGGCTCGACTCCCTGGCGCGACGGCTGCGGGCGGAGACCGGGGCGGAAGTGGAGACGGTGGTGGCCGATCTCGCGCGCTCCTCGGACCTCGCCCGGGTCGCCGAGCGGGTCGCCGCGGACGATGTGGCGCTCCTGGTGAACAACGCGGGGATCAACGGCTACGGCTCCTTCGCCGAGGTCGACCCCGCCCTGCTGACCAAGGTGATCGACGTGAACGTCGTGGCGCCGACGGTCCTGACCCGCGCCGCCGTGCCCGGCATGGTGGCGCGGGGCCGCGGCGCGGTCGTCAACGTCGCCTCGCTGCTGGCGTTCGCCGGCGCCCTGCCGCCCGGCCCCCTCCCGCAGCGGGCCGTGTACGGGGGCACCAAGGGGTACATGGTGACGTTCACCAGGACCCTCGCCGCCGAACTCGCCGGCACCCCGGTCGGCGTCCAGGTCGTCTGCCCCGGGCTCACCGCCACCGAGTTCCACCTGGGCACGGGTGAGGCGCCCGTCGCCGGGGAGGCCCGGGTCCACGACGAGGGCGGCATGGCGCCGGCCGATGTCGTCACCGCGTCCCTCGCCGGCCTGGAGGCCGGGGAGGTGGTGTGTGTGCCCGGTCTGTCCGAGCCGGCGGCCGTGAACCGGCTCGCCGAGGCGGAACTGGCCGTGCGCAGCGGCTCCGGCACCGCCCTGGCCCCCCGCTACCGCGCCGCGGAGCGCGCACACGACTGA
- a CDS encoding IS481 family transposase yields MSHRNAPLTPTGRLRLARCVVDDGWPLRRAAERFQVSHTTAARWASRYRQLGEAGMHDRSSRPHHQPRRTPAAVEAQVLRLRREHRIGPLRLAARTGIAASTVHRILVRHGLPALAACDRATGEPVRRYERARPGELIHIDVKKLGRIPEGGGHRTQGRAEGRRNRTGVGYAYLHTALDDHTRLAYTEDLPDETATTCAGFLRRATAWFARQGVIVERVLTDNAWAYTKNTWRQTCRDLGISPRWTRPWRPQTNGKVERFHRTLLDEWAYTRPYTSDTERQAAFPDWLDWYNYHRPHTGIGGHPPASRVTNLSEQHT; encoded by the coding sequence GTGTCCCACCGTAACGCCCCGCTGACGCCGACTGGGAGGCTGCGTCTGGCCCGGTGTGTCGTGGACGACGGCTGGCCGCTGCGCCGGGCCGCGGAACGCTTCCAGGTCAGCCACACCACCGCCGCACGCTGGGCCAGCCGCTACCGGCAGCTGGGCGAGGCGGGCATGCACGACCGCTCCAGCCGCCCGCACCATCAACCCCGCCGCACCCCGGCTGCCGTCGAGGCACAGGTTCTGCGGCTGCGGCGCGAGCACCGGATCGGCCCGCTGCGACTCGCCGCCCGCACCGGCATCGCCGCATCCACCGTCCACCGCATCCTCGTCCGCCACGGCCTGCCTGCCCTGGCCGCCTGCGACCGGGCCACCGGCGAACCCGTCCGCCGCTACGAACGCGCCCGGCCCGGCGAACTCATCCACATCGACGTCAAGAAGCTCGGCCGCATCCCAGAAGGCGGCGGGCACCGCACCCAGGGCCGTGCCGAAGGCCGACGCAACCGCACCGGAGTCGGCTACGCCTACCTGCACACCGCCCTGGACGACCACACCCGCCTCGCCTACACCGAAGACCTGCCCGACGAGACCGCCACCACCTGCGCCGGCTTCCTACGACGAGCAACTGCCTGGTTCGCCCGGCAAGGCGTCATCGTCGAGCGGGTCCTGACCGACAACGCCTGGGCCTACACCAAGAACACCTGGCGCCAGACTTGCCGCGACCTGGGCATCAGCCCCCGCTGGACCAGGCCCTGGCGGCCCCAGACCAATGGCAAGGTCGAACGCTTCCACCGCACCCTGCTCGACGAATGGGCCTACACCCGGCCCTACACCTCAGACACCGAACGACAAGCGGCGTTCCCCGACTGGCTGGACTGGTACAACTACCACCGACCCCACACCGGCATCGGCGGCCACCCACCAGCCAGCCGCGTCACCAACCTGTCCGAACAGCACACCTAG
- a CDS encoding endo alpha-1,4 polygalactosaminidase, translating to MPLWGVFRATGPARTTGALSLAFGVAVSVLAGCAAPDGTGSAKPAGVRLPPRHAGFDYQIGGAYTPPAGVRIVSRDRSDTPAPGLYNICYVNAFQAQPDERGSWPRDLLLRDAHGGVVVDRDWNEALLDIGTAAKRERVAQRVNRWIDGCARKGFDAVEPDNYDSYTRSRGLLDAGDATAFMALLSRHAHARHLAIAQKNTAELAGQRRRAGLDFAVTEECGQYDECGVYAKAFADRVVDIEYTASGLRKALAGWGNRLSIVRRDRDVTTPGSKGYVRAVR from the coding sequence GTGCCCCTTTGGGGTGTCTTTCGCGCCACCGGTCCGGCCAGGACCACCGGCGCCCTGTCACTGGCCTTCGGCGTCGCCGTCTCGGTACTGGCGGGCTGCGCCGCGCCCGACGGGACCGGCTCCGCGAAGCCCGCCGGCGTCCGGCTGCCGCCGCGGCACGCCGGGTTCGACTACCAGATCGGCGGCGCGTACACACCGCCGGCCGGGGTGCGGATCGTCAGCCGCGACCGCTCCGACACGCCCGCGCCCGGCCTGTACAACATCTGCTACGTCAACGCCTTCCAGGCGCAGCCCGACGAGCGCGGCTCCTGGCCGCGCGACCTGCTGCTGCGCGACGCGCACGGCGGGGTCGTCGTCGACCGGGACTGGAACGAGGCGCTGCTGGACATCGGCACCGCGGCCAAGCGCGAGCGGGTGGCGCAACGGGTGAACCGCTGGATCGACGGCTGCGCGCGCAAGGGCTTCGACGCGGTGGAACCGGACAACTACGACAGCTACACCCGCTCCCGGGGACTGCTCGACGCGGGCGACGCGACGGCCTTCATGGCGCTGCTCTCCCGCCACGCGCACGCCCGGCACCTGGCCATCGCCCAGAAGAACACCGCCGAACTGGCCGGGCAACGGCGCCGGGCCGGACTGGACTTCGCGGTGACGGAGGAGTGCGGGCAGTACGACGAGTGCGGGGTGTACGCGAAGGCGTTCGCGGACCGGGTGGTGGACATCGAGTACACCGCGAGCGGTCTGCGCAAGGCCCTCGCGGGCTGGGGAAACCGCCTGAGCATCGTCCGCCGCGACCGTGACGTCACGACACCGGGCAGCAAGGGGTACGTGCGCGCGGTGCGCTAG
- a CDS encoding aldo/keto reductase, translated as MQYVKLGSTGLDVSRVCLGCMTYGLPDRGNHEWTLDEEASRPLIRQALDAGINFFDTANVYSDGTSEEIVGKALKDFANRDEIVLATKVHGRMRPGPNGGGLSRKAIMTEIDHSLRRLGTDYVDLYQIHRYDHETPIEETMEALHDVVKAGKARYIGASSMYAWEFSKAQYTAERHGWTKFVSMQNHYNLLYREEEREMLPLCADQGVGVLPWSPLARGRLTRDWGAVTDRSEHDAFGSRLYPDSDRSIVEAVTRIADERGVPRAQVALAWLLHQSTVTAPIVGAGKPRHLEDAVAAVELTLSDKEIEELERPYAPHAISGH; from the coding sequence ATGCAGTATGTGAAGCTCGGTTCGACGGGCCTGGACGTCTCGCGCGTCTGTCTGGGCTGCATGACCTACGGGCTGCCGGACCGAGGCAACCACGAATGGACCCTGGACGAGGAGGCCTCCCGTCCGCTGATCCGGCAGGCGCTGGACGCGGGCATCAACTTCTTCGACACCGCCAACGTCTACTCGGACGGCACCAGCGAGGAGATCGTCGGCAAGGCCCTGAAGGACTTCGCGAACCGCGACGAGATCGTGCTGGCCACCAAGGTGCACGGCCGGATGCGGCCGGGCCCCAACGGCGGCGGGCTGTCCCGCAAGGCGATCATGACCGAGATCGACCACAGCCTGCGCCGCCTCGGCACCGACTACGTCGACCTCTACCAGATCCACCGCTACGACCACGAGACGCCGATCGAGGAGACGATGGAGGCGCTGCACGACGTGGTCAAGGCGGGCAAGGCCCGCTACATCGGGGCCAGTTCGATGTACGCGTGGGAGTTCTCCAAGGCGCAGTACACGGCCGAGCGGCACGGCTGGACGAAGTTCGTCTCCATGCAGAACCACTACAACCTGCTCTATCGCGAGGAGGAGCGGGAGATGCTGCCGCTCTGCGCGGACCAGGGTGTCGGCGTGCTGCCGTGGAGCCCGCTCGCCCGGGGCCGGCTCACCCGTGACTGGGGCGCGGTCACCGACCGCAGCGAGCACGACGCCTTCGGGAGCCGGCTGTACCCGGACAGCGACCGCTCGATCGTGGAGGCGGTCACCCGGATCGCGGACGAACGGGGCGTGCCGCGCGCGCAGGTGGCGCTGGCCTGGCTGCTGCACCAGTCCACCGTGACCGCGCCGATCGTCGGTGCCGGCAAGCCGCGGCACCTGGAGGACGCGGTCGCGGCCGTCGAACTCACCCTGTCCGACAAGGAGATCGAGGAGCTGGAGCGGCCCTACGCCCCGCACGCCATCAGCGGCCACTGA
- a CDS encoding universal stress protein: MRVIAWLVEGTWPACVDAVRTHAPESAEVVLLHVSGPDVPGVAHGAFAGLLGRGHPERDPGALLERLGDTSAAELLSAAAERLGRPCAREERSGRVEREVVAAAEGADLLVLARDGDRSRLGPHSLGPAGRFAVDHAPCPVLLVWPEPAPGLATIPPPPPHHHP, from the coding sequence ATGCGCGTGATCGCCTGGCTGGTGGAGGGAACCTGGCCCGCCTGTGTGGACGCCGTGCGCACCCATGCGCCCGAGAGCGCCGAGGTGGTGCTGCTACACGTCAGCGGGCCCGACGTGCCCGGGGTGGCGCACGGCGCGTTCGCCGGGCTGCTGGGCCGGGGGCACCCGGAGCGCGATCCGGGTGCCCTGCTGGAGCGGCTCGGCGACACGTCGGCGGCGGAACTCCTCTCGGCCGCGGCCGAGCGGCTGGGCCGGCCCTGCGCACGCGAGGAGCGCTCGGGCCGGGTCGAGCGGGAGGTGGTGGCCGCCGCCGAGGGGGCGGACCTGCTGGTGCTGGCGCGGGACGGCGACCGGTCCCGGCTGGGCCCGCACAGCCTCGGCCCGGCGGGCCGGTTCGCCGTCGACCACGCCCCCTGCCCGGTCCTCCTGGTCTGGCCGGAACCGGCCCCCGGTCTGGCCACCATCCCGCCCCCGCCGCCGCACCACCACCCCTGA